The nucleotide sequence ACATGAGAactttatcatcaaaattaattaatataaaatttttaatttttgatatgtgCATGGATATTcgttttaaacatttttaagtaattttccGTTCATCATTCTTAACAACTCGTAGAACTGAGGCAGGGGCAGAGCCAATGTAGGCCCAGTGAGGGCCTTGGCTCGCCATTGAGTTTGGCCTGCACTCAGGCCCGCTAGAAATTCAATATTGGGAGAAACCCTAAGCTCCCTCAATCAaaccctctctcgctcgctcgccGCCCACGCCCTCtgttcttctccttctctgGCACGGTCGCGACTCATACCAGCTCTCGCTCGCTGCTGCTGGCTTTGGGCTTCCACTTTCTATCTCTCGCCGACTCGCCCTCACTTGCTCCGGCCTTCCTCCGTGCCTGCGTCGGATCGGACAACTGGAACCATCGCTGAGGTCGCCGCTGACTAGCTCGCCTTGCTCTCGTTCACCCTCCTTAGTCGCCCACTGCTCGCCTCTCTCAGTCCGTCAGTCCTCAGTCGCCGTCGCGCCGACTCGCTCGCCTCTGTCTCTGTCGCTCGCCACCTCTGCCTCAGCGGCTCGGCCCTCGCCCAGTCGCGCTCGTCGCTGGCTTGCCCCTCCGGGCTCCAACTCCGACCCGGTGACTCGACCCCCTGTCTGTTgctaatctttaatttttatccaagaaggtaaaattttttatcccatttttaaaattatgtgaACTTAAATTTTGTTAACTGATGTTGGGTTAATTGATGTTGgggttttgtttttgaaaataaatttgttaatgtGATGTTAATTGATTGTTAATGTTGGGTTAATTGATTGTTAATGTGATGTTAATGTTGGGTTaattgattgttggatcaattACACAGGCACacgtaatttgatattttgattgttggattaATTGCACAAGCGCacgtaatttgatattttgattgttggatcaattgCACAGACAcatgtaatttgatattttgatttttggatcAATTGCACAGGTGCACGTAATTTGATATCAATTGTACAAGGGTacgtaatttgatattttgattgttagaTCAATTGCACAGGCGCATGTAATTTGGATATTGATCAATTATAATTTACACATGtgcatttgataaatttatgaatttgtgcattctctaattatcatttgttatcttgaatttgaaatagTCATGGATAGATTTTTTAAACGATAATCTCCGTCGGTTGTAGAAGATGTTGATAAGGAAAAATCAAATAGTGTTACTTTTGATATTACACAACTTCCCACCGATCCTGGACTAAGGATTCCAATTTTGGATTACGATGTTAATATTCGAGATCAAGTCCGGAGAGCTTATATGCAAAAAGGTCCGTGTCAGCCTCTAGATCATGACTTTCCATATAAACCATTTGGACAGACACAAACTAAATGATTCAATCCTGCTTGGTTTAAAGAGTTTGGTAGTTGGTTGGAGTATAGTGTATCAAAAGATGCTGATTTTTGCTTGTATTGTTATCTATTCAAAACAAGGGTGGGTAAACAAGGAGGAGGCGATGCTTTTGTTAGTGAAGGATTCTCGTATTGGAAAAGTAAAGACATGCTTAATATTCATGTTGGGGATCATGATAGTGCACATAATAAAGCTCGTATCAAGTGTGAGGCTTTGATGAATCAAGAGCAACACATTCAGTTAGCTTTCTTCAAGCAGTCAAAACAAGTACGAAATGACTATCGTATTCGTCTTACtgcatcaattgattgtatTAGACTTTTGTTGCGACAGGGGCTTTCATTTCGGGGTCATGATGAATCTGAGAATTTAGAGAATCCAGGTAACTTTTTAGTCCTATTGTAGTTTCTAGGTGATCATAATGATGAGATTAAGGCAATTACAATGAACAAAGCTCCTTTAAATTGCAAATTAACATCTCCCAATGTTTAGAAGGATATTATAAGTACTTATGCTGCTGAAACGATCAATGCTATTATCAAAGACATTGGGgattcatttttctctattctaGTTGATGAATCTTGTGATGTGTCAACAAAGGAGCAAATGTCAATTGTTTTACGTTATGTGAACAATAGTGGACAAGCAAATGAATGTTTCATTGGTCCTGAGCATGTTTCTAGTACTATAGCTCTCTCACTTAAGGCTACAATAGACAAGACATTTTCTAAATATAACTTAAGCTTGTCTAGATTGAGAGGACAAGGTTATGATGGGGCAACTAATATACAAGGTGAGTTCAATGGTCTCAAATCACTTATTTTAAAAGAGAATCCTTGCGCCTTTTACATTCATTATTTTGCTCACCAGCTTCAGCTAGCTCTTGTAGTCGTGGCAAAGaaaaatactttaatttctaACTTTTTTCGTTTGGTTGCTGATGTGGTCAATATTGTTAGAGCATCGTCTAAACGTTGTGATCATCTTCGAGAGAAACAAGCAAATATTGTTGCAAAAGCATTGGAGAATGGTGAGATTTTAAGTGGAAGGGACTTAATCAAGAAACTACCATTCAGCGTTCTGGTGATACGCGTTGGGGTTCACACTATAATTCTTTGATCAGCTTGCTTGCCATGTTCTCAACTGTTATTGATGTGCTTGAAACGATTAGTGTTGATGGatcaaattctaataaaaaagaTGAAGCATATAATTTGTTGGAGTCAATATTATCATTTGATTTTGCATTTAATCTACATTTGATGAGAACTGTTTTGGCGATGACAAATGAATTATCAAAGGCATTATAGAGAAAAGATCAAGATATTGTAAATGCAATGGAATTAGTGAAACTATGCAAACAACGACTCCAGTCTTTTAGAAATGATAGGTGGGATTCGTTTGTGCAACAAGTCTATTCTTTTTGTCAGGTGCACTACATTGATGTTCCAAATATGGATGATATGTTTATATGCCGTGCAACTCGTGGTCGCCCACAACGTCAAGCTCTAGAAATAACATATTTGCATCATTTCCGTGTAGATTTATTCTATGCTGTCATTGATATGCAACTTCAAGAGTTGAATGATCGTTTCTCGGAGGCAAATACCGAGTTGCTTCTTTGTGTAGCATGTCTATGTCCAAAAGATTCATTCTCTGCTTTTGACAAGAAAAGATTGATTCAACTTGCTGAGTTTTATCCAGAAGATTTTTCATCAGTAAATCTCCTAACACTTGATGATCAACtagaaacttttatttttaatatgtgcTCTAACAAAGAGTTTGAAGGATTGAAAGGCCTTGGTGATCTTGCAGAGAAGTTGGTTATGacgaaaaaaaacataatatatccGTTGGTGTACAAACTTCTGACTTTGGTACTAGTTCTTCCGATTGCTACTGCTACTGTCGAGAGAATATTTTCTACAATGAACATTGTGAAGGATAGATTGCGCAATCGAATGGGAGATCAGTGGATGAATGATAGCTTAGTTGTTTATGTTGAGAAAGAGATATTTTCGAACATTGATAATGAAGTTATTATACAatgttatcaaaatatgaaacatCGCAAAGAACTATTGTAAGGTattgaataaataatgttaatctttagcatatttatattattatattgtttcttatttttttctttagtaaGTTGCGCCCTCACTGAATATTTTTTCTGGCTTCGCCCCTGAACTGAGGGATGGCATTTGGCCTTTTTCCTTAAGCCAATTTTATGAGgactaaaattatttatctaaaataaatcACTCTGTTTCAGTTTTTAGTCCAATTACATGTATTATAtcctatttttagttttaaaataattttattaattaataaatactatacaatacaatacatttattatcaactaataaaaatattttaaactagaaacaaaatatatttattatacctTAAGCATTTAGCTAGACATCTATTACCATCAccttttaaattatcaattaatcaACATTATGAAGGGATATTTTCCAATCATAACTTAAATTTATTGCTGTCAATTGTAATACTAATGAAGAAACCAATGCATAATACTCTAATGTATGATGACTAAAAAAAGTAAATgttgaatataattaaatttaaaacttaaattataacaaaaaaaatatttgatttattaaaattcttttaatttttttaaaaaaatttcttcaaacaAACCAAAGATCATGTTGGCCAAGCTATGACCCACAAGCGTGTTGTGCCAAGCTAATGGGTCGTGTCAAGCTATGCCAAAATGATGGGTCATGTCATGCCAGGTTGCGAGTCGCATACCTCTTGCTCTATATTCTTGAGTTGGGTCAACACAACTCATTTGCTACACTAATGTAACGAGGGTATTGTTACTTTATCTCTGCTCATTTTGATCACACTTGAGTTGTGCTCAAGCTCCTTGCAtgttatttttcaagaaaaaaaaaaatgaagccttttatgtgttcaaaattttgaaaagaaaaaatagttaATCAAAgagaattttctatttttatttacaaaatttttaaaatgagaactaaaaaaactaaaatcgAAAGAAGTGCAATCAAACTAGCTcttagaaaactcattttaaaaGTTTCCCAATTCTaggtcaattttgaaaatttgcattttctagttgaatttttttttaagcaagtttttcaattttcattattttttgtaaagtaaatttttgaaaaattgtaatTGTTTCCTACAATTAAACAATCCCTAATGTTGCTTGGCTATTGAAACATTAGGGATATATCGCTCTATCCTTCTATTTCGAAATTGACAGTTAAGAGACTATCTATAAGATATGCATGACAAAATGAatgttatatattttcaatgtaatttaaattaatctagttttattttttatcaatgttttggtttttgttaaggtta is from Diospyros lotus cultivar Yz01 chromosome 2, ASM1463336v1, whole genome shotgun sequence and encodes:
- the LOC127794737 gene encoding uncharacterized protein LOC127794737 is translated as MLNIHVGDHDSAHNKARIKCEALMNQEQHIQLAFFKQSKQVRNDYRIRLTASIDCIRLLLRQGLSFRGHDESENLENPVDESCDVSTKEQMSIVLRYVNNSGQANECFIGPEHVSSTIALSLKATIDKTFSKYNLSLSRLRGQGYDGATNIQGEFNGLKSLILKENPCAFYIHYFAHQLQLALVVVAKKNTLISNFFRLVADVVNIVRASSKRCDHLREKQANIVAKALENGEILSGRDLIKKLPFSVLVHYIDVPNMDDMFICRATRGRPQRQALEITYLHHFRVDLFYAVIDMQLQELNDRFSEANTELLLCVACLCPKDSFSAFDKKRLIQLAEFYPEDFSSVNLLTLDDQLETFIFNMCSNKEFEGLKGLGDLAEKLVMTKKNIIYPLVYKLLTLVLVLPIATATVERIFSTMNIVKDRLRNRMGDQWMNDSLVVYVEKEIFSNIDNEVIIQCYQNMKHRKELL